A single Anopheles arabiensis isolate DONGOLA chromosome 2, AaraD3, whole genome shotgun sequence DNA region contains:
- the LOC120897148 gene encoding gustatory receptor for bitter taste 66a-like — protein MSVNPVRGLLDSLSVLFYISSIFGVIPYSLWAFAKRTAIQLSLVGNVWVVGSLVVYTGLYHVATINYTKDDWGSQSTLTNAIGIFIIYMEPFMMAVDMVAGMINQKRLAQCFDRLARLDNHLAGEGVLINNGRMRRYSIVLLLLMLLFEAIITVYSFVAFEEEFNAWSLIWFITTIPTALNSVCRIWYVMLVSAIRQRFNAMNAHMNAIAHGILHYKNQYAGEPDADIAEIPLDYLEKEIFTVYTQRRKQLTVATPPKKTNANATTKVITVKPYQPKQPASPPLKPSEFLPTDRRLRPHIEQRLDNKLILFCRTHDELCEIGKVVNRMYSVQMLVAMAHGFVAITAEFYFLYCSLTQQDVPILFRTAEVFLLGLAYIVYTALKCIVPIFVCWRTKTDSQRTGIELHYLANAVDEVHCYEVVNHLSLKLLNHQLNFSACGFFDLDMTTLYAITGAITSYLIILIQFNLAAIQKSNSNSTIASNVSTTAMAVVEGVVTTALTTYVSN, from the exons ATGTCCGTTAATCCGGTTCGCGGGTTGCTCGATTCGCTGTCCGTGCTGTTTTACATCTCCTCCATCTTTGGCGTCATTCCGTACTCGCTGTGGGCGTTTGCCAAGCGCACCGCAATACAGCTCTCCCTAGTCGGCAATGTGTGGGTAGTTGGCAGCCTGGTCGTCTACACGGGCCTGTACCATGTGGCAACAATCAACTACACGAAAGACGATTGGGGATCACAAAGT ACGCTCACGAATGCCATCGGTATCTTCATCATCTACATGGAACCGTTTATGATGGCGGTGGACATGGTGGCGGGTATGATCAATCAGAAAAGACTGGCCCAGTGCTTCGATCGGCTGGCCCGCCTCGACAACCATCTGGCCGGGGAGGGCGTGCTGATCAACAACGGGCGAATGCGCCGGTACAGCatcgtgctgttgctgctgatgctgctgttcgaGGCGATCATCACCGTGTACAGCTTTGTGGCGTTTGAGGAAGAGTTTAACGCCTGGTCGCTGATCTGGTTCATCACGACCATACCGACCGCACTGAACTCGGTGTGCCGCATCTGGTACGTGATGCTGGTGTCCGCCATCCGGCAGCGCTTCAACGCAATGAACGCGCACATGAACGCGATCGCCCACGGCATACTGCACTACAAGAACCAGTACGCGGGCGAACCGGACGCGGACATTGCCGAGATACCGCTCGACTATCTGGAGAAGGAGATATTCACCGTGTACACGCAGCGCCGCAAGCAGCTGACGGTGGCGACTCCTCCCAAGAAGACAAACGCCAATGCCACCACTAAGGTGATCACCGTGAAACCGTACCAACCGAAGCAACCGGCCAGTCCCCCACTGAAACCATCC GAGTTCCTGCCGACCGATCGGCGGCTACGGCCCCACATCGAGCAACGGCTGGACAACAAGCTGATACTGTTCTGCCGCACGCACGACGAGCTGTGCGAGATCGGCAAGGTCGTCAACCGGATGTACAGCGTGCAGATGCTGGTGGCGATGGCGCACGGGTTTGTCGCCATTACGGCCGAGTTTTACTTTCTCTACTGTAGCCTCACGCAGCAGGACGTGCCGATACTGTTCCGGACGGCGGAAGTGTTTCTGCTCGGGCTGGCGTACATCGTCTACACGGCGCTCAAGTGTATCGTGCCGATCTTTGTGTGCTGGAGGACGAAAACCGACTCGCAGCGAACCGGCATCGAGCTGCACTATCTGGCGAACGCGGTCGACGAGGTCCACTGTTACGAGGTGGTTAACCATCTGTCGCTGAAGCTGCTAAACCATCAGCTTAACTTTAGTGCGTGTGGCTTTTTCGACCTGGACATGACGACACTGTACGCG ATAACCGGCGCAATCACCAGCTACCTGATCATACTGATCCAGTTCAATCTCGCAGCGATACAGAAATCGAACAGCAATTCAACGATCGCCTCGAATGTCAGCACCACCGCCATGGCGGTTGTGGAGGGCGTCGTTACCACCGCACTAACGACGTACGTTTCCAATTGA
- the LOC120895364 gene encoding selenocysteine insertion sequence-binding protein 2 yields MMSGQPVAASVHNSGPQTSGAGGATGSYGAGNAQPSSHHQQPQQHQPTPHQSDGEKLSARKARKEAERQKKQAKKYEEQLKKIRGPKSQKLQIIDESFLEKYRHVQSLPPGPTLKTKKRSKKAPTDVVQINLSECIREQLAGGERMEPKPIVPIVPQQPLLLLHKGKQREVPKEKKLTRLKKDIIRSRTEKGGPGDGQQSAGNAGGAQQPVPAEGGKGANGMVSKQSSEATSPSGGGAVDSPFLKAIERCCINDGPPPSRDSSEYQNGFPSLRVSAAVSRPTALRHSRNFRPYCDHFISDELRELAEDVVVKLFSFQSKAYAKNPIKAVANKRFVVGFNEVLKLLELRKVRLVLIAPDLEPNETIDQMVANVKMLCRQSQVPYLFALKRRKIGFHLLKKAPISCVGVLSYAGCDDTVKQMLSVVEQERESYRTLMVDGAIPC; encoded by the exons ATGATGAGCGGCCAGCCAGTGGCCGCCTCGGTGCACAACTCAGGGCCACAGACCAGCGGTGCCGGGGGCGCCACGGGCAGCTATGGAGCAGGAAACGCACAACCGTCCtcccaccaccagcaaccgcagcagcatcaacccACCCCCCACCAGTCCGACGGCGAGAAGCTGTCTGCCCGGAAGGCTCGCAAGGAGGCGGAGCGGCAGAAGAAGCAGGCCAAAAAGTACGAGGAGCAGCTGAAGAAGATTCGCGGACCGAAAAGCCAAAAGTTGCAAATTATCGACGAAAGCTTTCTGGAAAAGTATCGGCACGTGCAGTCGCTGCCGCCCGGGCCGACGCTGAAGACGAAGAAGCGCTCGAAAAAGGCCCCGACCGATGTGGTGCAGATCAACCTGTCGGAATGCATCCGGGAGCAGCTGGCCGGGGGCGAGCGGATGGAACCGAAACCGATCGTACCGATCGTACCGCAGcaaccgttgctgctgctgcacaaagGCAAGCAGCGCGAAGTGCCAAAGGAGAAGAAGCTAACACGACTGAAGAAGGACATCATCCGGAGCCGCACCGAGAAAGGCGGACCGGGCGACGGGCAGCAAAGCGCTGGAAATGCGGGAGGCGCACAACAGCCGGTGCCAGCCGAGGGTGGCAAAGGTGCCAACGGGATGGTTAGTAAGCAATCGAGCGAAGCAACCTCACCGTCGGGCGGCGGTGCAGTGGACTCGCCGTTCCTGAAAGCGATCGAACGCTGCTGCATTAACGATGGGCCACCACCGAGCCGTGATTCGAGCGAGTACCAGAACGGCTTCCCATCGCTGAGAGTGTCGGCCGCCGTGTCGAGGCCCACTGCGCTGAGACATTCGCGCAACTTCAGACC GTACTGTGACCATTTCATCTCGGACGAATTGCGCGAACTGGCGGAGGATGTGGTGGTGAAGCTGTTCAGCTTCCAGTCGAAAGCGTATGCCAAAAACCCGATCAAAGCGGTCGCCAACAAGCGGTTTGTGGTTGGCTTCAACGAGGTACtgaagctgctggagctgcGCAAGGTGCGCCTGGTGCTGATTGCACCGGATCTCGAACCAAACGAAACGATCGACCAGATGGTGGCCAACGTGAAAATGCTCTGCCGCCAGAGCCAGGTACCGTACCTGTTTGCGCTGAAGCGCAGAAAGATTGGATTCCATCTCCTGAAGAAAGCACCGATCAGCTGCGTCGGTGTGCTGAGCTATGCCGGGTGTGACGATACGGTCAAGCAGATGCTGTCGGTGGTGGAGCAGGAGCGCGAAAGCTACCGCACCTTGATGGTTGACGGTGCCATTCCCTGTTGA
- the LOC120895366 gene encoding mitochondrial import inner membrane translocase subunit Tim13, producing MDVSLENLSSSQKDELMSTIKQKIAIANAQELVTKMTEKCFKKCVGKPGQDLDGSEQKCIAMCMDRFMDSWNVVSRALTQRLQQEQYKG from the exons ATGGACGTTTCGCTCGAGAATCTTTCATCCTCCCAGAAGGATGAGCTGATGAGCACAATCAAGCAGAAAATTGCGATAGCCAATGCACAGGAGCTGGTGACC aAAATGACCGAAAAGTGCTTCAAAAAGTGTGTCGGCAAACCAGGCCAAGACCTGGACGGTTCGGAGCAG AAATGCATTGCCATGTGTATGGACCGGTTTATGGACTCTTGGAACGTTGTTTCGAGGGCACTGACTCAGCGCCTTCAGCAGGAACAGTACAAAGGATAA
- the LOC120895365 gene encoding uncharacterized protein LOC120895365, with protein MDEDLEFRDMVWKKMEENGSLLEIKANLRAILDDMLGDENSVAADQTEGSGPSSSTVENDSENPPDGQTLAFELMLEMMDVLEFPYTKKALQSESRHRRMALSREQLAKHIGLKSDEVRRAPSEQPLLVTLIEKVREERERNSADVASIPDDPEP; from the exons ATGGACGAAGATTTAGAGTTTCGTGATATGGTTTGGAAAAAGATGGAAGAAAATGGTTCACTGCTGGAAATTAAG GCCAATTTGCGAGCCATTCTTGACGACATGCTTGGTGATGAGAACTCTGTTGCAGCGGATCAAACAGAGGGAAGTGGTCCTAGCTCCAGCACGGTTGAAAATGATTCAGAAAACCCGCCTGATGGTCAAACGTTGGCCTTCGAACTGATGCTAGAAATGATGGACGTCTTGGAGTTTCCGTACACCAAAAAGGCGCTGCAGTCCGAGTCGAGACATCGAAGAATGGCGTTAAGCCGTGAACAGTTAGCGAAACACATCGGACTAAAATCCGACGAAGTTCGGCGTGCCCCTTCCGAACAACCTTTGCTGGTTACATTGATAGAAAAAGTACGCGAAGAACGGGAACGCAACTCTGCTGATGTTGCAAGCATTCCAGACGATCCTGAACCGTGA
- the LOC120894364 gene encoding ATP-binding cassette sub-family B member 6, mitochondrial, producing the protein MIRYCPTNTSMDVVWFNHGVSQCFMDTVAMGTIGGFMLIFGTLQLIMYLRHATEIDTQRIRKSRLYNFQLFLLVLMPLLTTARFVLEAFVFEGAQVYGFMVLSIAVALFAYPYSIVLLVKERYYQLPSVPTRGHGLVLLIFWTLLFIVQNIAFVNLNYRDAWFRLETVRDRVEFGMFVARYTVTMLLFVIGLKAPGITSTQFTEEYQHLHQAQENRSTFANAWTKMRTLLPFLWPKKDALLQFRVVFCFLLLIAGRLINVYVQIYNKKIVDSLTEKPTVFRWDWILLYVGFKFLQGGGTGSMGLLNNLRSFLWIRIQQYTTREIELELFRHLHSLSLRWHLNRKTGEVLRVMDRGTDSINNLLNYILFSITPTIVDILIAVVFFITAFNWWFGFIVFLTMTLYIVATIMVTEWRTKFQRRMNLADNQQKARSVDSLLNFETVKYYGAEQYEVSCYRDAILKFQDEEWRSIITLNILNTMQNIIVCGGLLAGSLLCAYLVVYEEGLTVGDYVLFASYIIQLYVPLNWFGTFYRAIQKNFVDMENMFELMREDQEVVDAPSAPGLAVARGRIDFNDVTFGYNAERLVLRNVSFSVPGGKTVAIVGPSGAGKSTIMRLLFRFYDVNNGSILVDGQNIKTVRQASLRQAIGVVPQDTVLFNNTIKYNIQYGRVGAPEADVIMAARSADIHERILTFPEQYETQVGERGLRLSGGEKQRVAIARTILKSPAIVLLDEATSALDTQTERNIQSALAKVCANRTTIIIAHRLSTIIHADEILVLKDGSIVERGRHDNLLEQSGVYAEMWNQQLKNLELGGSGAAEEGVDAANGQVANGTPNKVAAIAAPPAHHHHH; encoded by the exons ATGATCCGCTACTGTCCAACGAACACGTCCATGGACGTCGTTTGGTTCAACCATGGCGTGTCCCAATGCTTCATGGACACCGTTGCCATGGGGACGATCGGTGGATTTATGCTGATCTTTGGCACGCTGCAGCTCATCATGTATCTGCGCCACGCGACGGAAATCGACACGCAGCGGATACGCAAATCCCGGCTGTACAACTTCCAGCTCTTTCTGCTGGTGCTGATGCCACTGCTCACGACCGCACGGTTTGTGCTCGAGGCGTTCGTCTTCGAAGGGGCACAGGTGTACGGGTTTATGGTGCTCTCGATCGCAGTAGCCCTGTTTGCGTACCCGTACTCGATCGTGCTACTGGTGAAGGAGCGGTACTACCAGCTGCCGTCCGTACCTACGCGCGGCCACGGTTTGGTGCTGCTCATCTTCTGGACGCTGCTCTTCATCGTGCAGAACATAGCGTTCGTCAACCTGAACTACCGCGATGCCTGGTTCCGGCTGGAAACGGTGCGCGACCGGGTGGAGTTCGGTATGTTTGTGGCGCGGTACACCGTCACGATGCTGCTGTTCGTGATCGGGCTGAAGGCGCCCGGCATTACGTCGACCCAGTTTACCGAGGAGTACCAGCATCTTCACCAGGCGCAGGAAAACCGGTCCACCTTTGCGAACGCCTGGACGAAGATGCGCACGCTGCTGCCGTTCCTGTGGCCGAAGAAGGACGCGCTGCTACAGTTTCGggtggtgttttgctttctgctGCTGATCGCCGGCCGGCTGATCAACGTGTACGTGCAGATCTACAACAAGAAGATTGTCGACAGCCTGACGGAAAAGCCGACCGTCTTCCGGTGGGACTGGATACTGCTGTACGTTGGGTTTAAGTTCCTGCAGGGCGGTGGCACTGGCTCGATGGGGCTGCTGAACAATCTACGCAGCTTCCTGTGGATCCGCATCCAGCAGTACACGACGCGCGAGATCGAGCTGGAGCTGTTCCGCCACCTGCACAGCCTGTCGCTGCGCTGGCACCTGAACCGGAAGACGGGCGAGGTGCTGCGCGTGATGGACCGCGGTACGGACAGTATCAACAATTTACTGAACTACATCCTGTTCTCGATCACGCCGACGATCGTGGACATTCTGATTGCGGTCGTGTTCTTCATCACGGCGTTCAACTGGTGGTTTGGGTTCATCGTCTTCCTTACGATGACGCTGTATATTG TGGCAACGATCATGGTGACGGAGTGGCGCACTAAATTCCAGCGTCGGATGAACTTGGCCGACAATCAGCAGAAGGCACGCAGCGTCGATTCGCTCCTCAACTTCGAGACGGTGAAGTATTACGGCGCGGAGCAGTACGAGGTTTCCTGTTACCGGGACGCAATTCTCAAGTTCCAG gACGAAGAATGGCGCTCCATTATCACGCTGAACATTCTCAACACGATGCAGAACATTATTGTGTGCGGTGGTTTGCTTGCCGGGTCGCTGCTCTGTGCCTATCTCGTCGTTTACGAGGAGGGATTAACCGTCGGCGACTATGTACTGTTTGCCAGCTACATTATCCAGCTTTACGTACCGCTCAATTGGTTCGGCACATTCTACCG TGCAATCCAGAAGAACTTTGTCGACATGGAGAACATGTTCGAGCTGATGCGCGAAGATCAGGAAGTGGTGGATGCACCGTCCGCTCCCGGGCTGGCCGTTGCACGCGGCCGCATCGACTTCAACGACGTCACGTTCGGCTACAACGCGGAACGGTTGGTGCTGCGGAACGTGAGCTTCAGCGTTCCCGGCGGCAAAACGGTCGCCATCGTCGGTCCGTCGGGCGCGGGCAAGAGCACCATTATGCGACTGCTGTTCCGGTTTTACGACGTCAACAACGGCTCGATCCTGGTCGATGGGCAGAACATTAAAACGGTCCGGCAAGCGTCGCTGCGCCAGGCGATCGGTGTAGTGCCGCAGGATACGGTGCTGTTCAACAACACGATCAAGTACAACATCCAGTACGGGCGGGTGGGTGCCCCGGAAGCGGACGTCATAATGGCGGCCCGGAGCGCCGACATACACGAGCGCATTCTCACCTTCCCGGAGCAGTACGAGACGCAGGTCGGCGAGCGGGGCCTGCGCTTGAGCGGTGGCGAGAAGCAGCGCGTCGCGATTGCTCGCACCATCCTGAAATCGCCCGCGATAGTGCTGCTGGACGAGGCGACGAGCGCGCTGGACACGCagacggagcgcaacatacaGTCGGCGCTGGCAAAGGTGTGCGCGAACCGGACGACGATCATCATAGCCCACCGGCTGTCGACGATCATCCACGCGGACGAGATACTGGTGCTGAAGGATGGTTCGATCGTCGAGCGGGGCCGGCACGACAATCTGCTCGAGCAGAGCGGCGTGTATGCGGAGATGTGGAACCAGCAGCTGAAAAATCTGGAACTGGGTGGCAGCGGCGCAGCCGAGGAGGGCGTGGACGCAGCAAACGGACAGGTAGCGAATGGTACGCCGAACAAGGTGGCCGCAATAGCGGCACCGCCagcgcaccatcatcatcattag